A DNA window from Pontimonas salivibrio contains the following coding sequences:
- a CDS encoding polyprenyl synthetase family protein produces MSNSLRFVDIIDSQLQRFFDQKADEVAEISADLAPLIDYSRSLLRGGKRFRARFCFWGWRSIAGLTNQPHPQTGDHPAFELATALEMFHAAALVHDDIMDRSDTRRGELSAHRHFEEHHKGSGFGLDAGHYGESTALLVGDLMLAWSSELVTQALSGVTVPSVIAGTRREFHRMWNEVTLGQYLDIHEESAWPTVSDDERFHRAMRVVTFKSAKYSMEAPLLLGASMADASDNQLRQLAHFGLPLGVAFQLRDDLLGVFGDPEETGKPAGDDLREGKRTVLIALAEAQMSPGVKGVFNDMLGNPEVTDEQIAIMQHTLRDTGAVDRVETIITESSQRALSALETDLLDGEAVAELRNLADAVVSRSA; encoded by the coding sequence GTGTCTAACTCATTGCGGTTCGTTGACATTATCGATTCTCAACTTCAACGCTTCTTCGATCAGAAGGCTGACGAGGTCGCGGAGATTTCTGCCGACCTCGCGCCGCTGATCGACTATTCGCGTTCCCTCCTGCGCGGAGGCAAGCGCTTTCGCGCGCGCTTCTGCTTTTGGGGTTGGCGTAGTATCGCCGGGCTGACTAATCAACCACACCCCCAGACAGGGGACCATCCGGCTTTTGAGCTCGCAACCGCACTGGAGATGTTTCACGCGGCGGCACTGGTCCACGACGACATCATGGATCGCTCAGACACACGACGTGGGGAGCTTTCGGCTCATCGTCATTTTGAGGAGCATCACAAAGGAAGTGGCTTTGGGCTCGATGCCGGACATTACGGTGAATCGACAGCTCTTCTTGTCGGCGACCTGATGTTGGCGTGGAGCTCAGAGCTGGTCACCCAAGCGTTGAGTGGTGTCACAGTGCCCAGTGTGATCGCCGGCACACGCCGCGAATTTCACCGGATGTGGAACGAAGTCACGCTCGGACAGTACCTCGATATTCATGAAGAGTCTGCCTGGCCGACGGTCAGCGACGATGAGCGCTTCCACCGCGCGATGCGGGTGGTGACTTTTAAGTCTGCGAAATACAGTATGGAAGCCCCCCTTCTGCTTGGCGCATCTATGGCTGACGCCAGTGACAATCAGCTACGCCAACTCGCCCATTTCGGCTTGCCGTTGGGTGTGGCTTTCCAACTTCGGGATGACCTTCTCGGCGTTTTTGGCGACCCGGAAGAGACCGGTAAACCCGCCGGAGACGATCTGCGAGAGGGAAAGCGAACGGTGTTGATTGCCCTGGCTGAGGCGCAAATGTCTCCCGGTGTCAAAGGGGTTTTCAATGACATGTTGGGTAACCCTGAGGTTACCGACGAACAAATTGCCATCATGCAGCACACGTTGCGAGACACCGGAGCGGTCGACCGCGTGGAGACAATAATTACCGAGTCGTCGCAGCGGGCCCTGTCCGCACTGGAGACTGACCTGCTCGATGGTGAAGCGGTCGCCGAACTTCGCAATCTCGCTGATGCGGTCGTCTCCCGCTCGGCTTAA
- a CDS encoding DUF3040 domain-containing protein, protein MALSEHEQKLLEEMERGLYQNEADVVSTSQLGRRAPNYRAIGIGTVVGVVGLIAMLWAVQASSTIVGIIGFVVLFTGVMVAVSVPGKPIDSVRAASSSSTKPSASLMDQLNERWEKRRGGDAL, encoded by the coding sequence ATGGCGCTATCAGAGCACGAGCAGAAGTTGCTCGAAGAGATGGAACGCGGCCTGTATCAAAACGAGGCCGATGTTGTGTCGACCTCTCAGTTGGGTAGACGTGCACCCAACTACCGGGCAATCGGTATCGGAACAGTGGTTGGCGTGGTCGGGCTTATTGCGATGTTGTGGGCCGTGCAGGCGAGCTCCACCATTGTGGGAATCATCGGTTTTGTGGTGCTGTTCACGGGAGTGATGGTCGCTGTCAGCGTGCCAGGCAAACCGATCGACTCAGTACGCGCCGCCTCGTCCTCGAGCACTAAGCCCTCAGCCTCATTGATGGACCAGCTCAACGAGCGTTGGGAGAAACGTCGCGGAGGCGACGCACTGTAA
- the mraZ gene encoding division/cell wall cluster transcriptional repressor MraZ, which produces MLLGTYAPKLDDKGRLILPAKFREELSRGVVLTRGQERCLYVFPEEEFARQVERIREAPLTSKSGRDFLRLFLSGASDEIPDKQSRVTIPPALREYAGLNRELTVIGAGTRAEIWDHGAWETYYSEKEQGFSDTEEEVIPGLF; this is translated from the coding sequence ATGTTACTTGGTACGTACGCGCCCAAGCTCGACGACAAAGGGCGGCTCATTTTGCCGGCCAAGTTCCGCGAAGAGCTCTCCCGCGGTGTTGTACTGACGCGAGGTCAAGAACGGTGTCTCTACGTATTCCCCGAAGAAGAATTCGCCCGCCAAGTGGAGCGAATCCGGGAAGCGCCTTTGACGAGCAAATCTGGTCGTGACTTCCTTCGACTGTTCCTCTCCGGGGCGTCGGATGAAATTCCCGACAAGCAGTCTCGAGTGACGATTCCTCCGGCTCTGCGCGAATACGCCGGCCTCAACCGGGAGCTCACCGTGATTGGCGCCGGAACCCGCGCGGAGATTTGGGATCACGGGGCTTGGGAGACCTATTACTCCGAAAAAGAACAGGGCTTCTCCGACACCGAGGAGGAGGTGATTCCAGGACTCTTCTGA
- the rsmH gene encoding 16S rRNA (cytosine(1402)-N(4))-methyltransferase RsmH: MMAIPIHTPVALDRTVELLAPALNGPEPLMVDLTLGLAGHAEAILDAVPDVQLLGMDRDTEALAIARERLARFGSRVTTVHARYDELPTALESHYPGRCVDAVLLDAGVSSLQLDRSERGFSYLTDAALDMRMNPDDETTAADLVNTLSRGELQTLFQRFGDEPLAARYAKAIVTAREESPLRTTLQLVDVIDRATLGGHPRGGHNAKRVFQALRIAVNHELESLAAALPAALDALCVGGRIVVLSYQSGEDRVVKHDIDARTRSHAPLDLPVIPESDQPTFRWLVKSPEGPLPEEAESNPRSRSLRLRAAEKIRKGHVR; encoded by the coding sequence ATGATGGCCATACCTATCCACACCCCGGTTGCACTGGATCGCACAGTGGAGCTTCTGGCACCCGCGCTCAACGGGCCGGAGCCGCTGATGGTTGATTTGACCCTCGGGCTAGCAGGCCACGCGGAAGCCATTTTGGACGCAGTCCCGGATGTCCAACTGCTCGGCATGGACCGCGATACAGAGGCTCTGGCGATTGCCCGCGAGCGGCTGGCTCGCTTCGGATCCCGCGTGACCACCGTTCACGCCCGCTACGACGAGCTTCCCACAGCGTTGGAAAGCCATTACCCCGGTCGGTGTGTCGATGCGGTGCTTCTTGATGCTGGGGTGTCGTCTCTTCAGCTTGACCGCTCGGAGCGTGGGTTTAGTTACCTCACTGACGCTGCCTTGGACATGCGGATGAACCCGGACGATGAGACAACTGCGGCCGACCTGGTGAACACTCTCTCCCGCGGTGAGCTGCAGACCCTGTTTCAACGTTTTGGCGACGAGCCGCTGGCCGCCCGGTACGCAAAAGCAATTGTGACCGCCCGGGAAGAGAGCCCGCTCCGCACGACGCTGCAATTGGTCGACGTCATCGACCGCGCGACTCTCGGCGGTCACCCTCGCGGTGGTCACAACGCCAAGAGGGTGTTTCAGGCGCTGCGTATCGCGGTCAACCATGAACTTGAGAGTCTGGCCGCCGCCCTTCCCGCCGCGCTCGATGCGCTGTGTGTTGGTGGACGAATCGTGGTGTTGTCCTATCAATCGGGCGAAGACCGTGTGGTGAAACACGACATTGACGCGCGGACGCGCAGCCACGCGCCCCTTGACCTTCCGGTGATTCCTGAATCAGACCAGCCGACATTTCGTTGGTTGGTCAAATCCCCTGAAGGCCCCCTGCCAGAAGAAGCCGAAAGCAACCCGCGAAGCCGATCCCTTCGACTTCGTGCTGCCGAGAAAATCCGTAAAGGACATGTTCGATGA
- a CDS encoding peptidoglycan D,D-transpeptidase FtsI family protein: MRPAGATTARRMGAVSLIVVVTVGAFFVRLVDIQVVRAAELTSESTQFRTQSATLWAERGQIVDRAGQALAHNADRYDVTVSPMHVADFRRDGQTVTVMAALGEIESITGTPVAQMWASVSADPDSNFAYLSKEATTTQYRALVDLDIPWMYFERNPERFYPFGSVAGNLTGMMGTDGPLEGVELKWDQCLRAEHGSLRYQRGADSVKLPGTMEVTQEAFDGGNAVLTVDSDLQWFVLQQLARYGQNLGAQSGSAMVVEVKTGDVVAAADWPTYDPNNFEDAPQSHLRAAGFSSTFEPGSTMKTMTMAALLDQGLTFSEEAHNVPATWELPGGRYIRNSSGAAAGNLTTAGILSHSSNTGIVDLAQRMDLETLNRYYQLFGFGEMTSVEFLGEQPGYLPDPDTVDSITRHTQTFGQGLSTTTAQMAGAYQAIANKGERIPLRLVSGCEQPDGEFVPAPRRESVRVVSESTARETLRILETVPESGTLQTRVNVPGYRVAAKTGTAEIAENGEYGDERMISIAGMVPADDPKYVVVVAFVKPQTNRFSYAAAPAFDAIITQVVKHFRVPPSTPAGGLPPLTW, encoded by the coding sequence ATGAGACCGGCGGGCGCGACGACGGCACGGCGTATGGGAGCGGTGTCTCTCATCGTGGTAGTCACGGTCGGGGCGTTCTTCGTGCGTCTCGTCGACATTCAAGTTGTTCGAGCAGCGGAGCTCACGAGCGAGTCGACTCAATTCCGGACACAGTCTGCGACTCTGTGGGCAGAGCGCGGGCAAATCGTTGACCGAGCAGGACAAGCGCTCGCCCACAATGCTGACCGCTATGACGTTACCGTGTCGCCCATGCACGTTGCCGATTTTCGACGGGACGGTCAGACCGTGACCGTCATGGCCGCACTCGGTGAAATCGAATCCATTACAGGAACCCCCGTCGCCCAAATGTGGGCGAGTGTGTCAGCGGATCCGGATTCGAACTTTGCCTACCTCAGTAAAGAGGCCACTACGACCCAATACCGCGCGCTCGTCGATTTAGATATCCCTTGGATGTATTTCGAGCGCAACCCCGAGCGGTTTTATCCCTTCGGTTCTGTTGCGGGCAATCTCACCGGGATGATGGGCACGGATGGCCCCCTCGAGGGCGTCGAGTTAAAATGGGACCAATGCTTGCGCGCTGAACACGGGTCGCTTCGCTATCAACGGGGTGCTGATTCGGTGAAGCTTCCCGGCACGATGGAGGTCACGCAGGAAGCCTTCGATGGGGGAAACGCGGTTCTCACTGTCGATAGCGACCTACAGTGGTTCGTCCTCCAGCAGCTTGCCCGCTACGGACAAAACCTTGGTGCTCAAAGCGGTTCGGCCATGGTTGTTGAGGTGAAGACGGGCGATGTTGTCGCAGCGGCCGATTGGCCCACCTACGACCCCAACAACTTTGAGGACGCGCCACAGTCGCACCTTCGTGCCGCTGGCTTCAGTTCCACTTTTGAGCCGGGCTCAACAATGAAGACGATGACCATGGCGGCGCTTCTCGATCAAGGCCTAACGTTTTCCGAAGAGGCACACAATGTCCCCGCCACTTGGGAGCTCCCCGGCGGGCGCTACATTAGAAACTCCTCTGGGGCAGCGGCCGGCAATCTCACGACTGCCGGCATACTGAGTCATTCCTCGAACACCGGAATCGTTGACTTAGCGCAGAGGATGGACCTCGAAACCCTTAATCGCTATTACCAACTCTTCGGTTTTGGCGAGATGACGAGCGTTGAGTTTTTGGGGGAGCAGCCGGGGTACCTTCCTGATCCCGATACGGTCGACTCGATTACTCGTCATACCCAAACGTTCGGCCAAGGCCTGTCGACGACGACCGCCCAAATGGCCGGTGCGTATCAAGCTATTGCCAATAAAGGTGAGCGAATCCCGCTTCGGCTCGTGAGCGGCTGTGAACAGCCCGACGGCGAGTTTGTGCCGGCCCCCAGGCGCGAGAGTGTGCGGGTTGTCTCGGAGTCCACGGCACGAGAAACGCTGCGGATCTTAGAAACGGTTCCCGAGAGCGGAACTCTGCAGACTCGAGTGAATGTTCCCGGGTACCGCGTTGCGGCCAAGACGGGAACAGCCGAAATTGCCGAAAATGGCGAGTACGGTGACGAACGAATGATTTCCATCGCCGGAATGGTTCCCGCAGATGACCCGAAATACGTGGTGGTGGTCGCATTTGTCAAACCCCAGACCAACCGCTTTTCTTACGCGGCCGCCCCCGCCTTCGACGCGATTATCACCCAAGTCGTGAAGCACTTCCGGGTGCCACCGTCGACCCCTGCCGGTGGTCTTCCCCCACTAACCTGGTAG
- a CDS encoding Mur ligase family protein — translation MSQASPRPTTSTPKALADLADVFSWEWLHQPGLTRVSGVALASDAVCEGDLFVALSGSTRHGAEFAEGAIAAGAVALLTDPQGAALLSGVSTDFPIAVHPEPRSELGLLSQRIYDPGVSLPDVFSVTGTNGKTSVVFFLDAIARALHVPSAFSNTHERRIGDESVKTPLTTPEAPELQALLALAAERGVSVMAIEASAQAIQRQRLTGIISRVAGFTNLSHDHLEDYGDMESYFETKRQLFQPRLSQQAVISLESEWGRKMLEGCGVPAVSVGQPDQNPTWSVEVHGVDGAETVFALSGPEGTLSSSVRAVGDYMVRNAALALVMFIQAGYTVDALEKAVGLARGGIELIVPGRLEKVSRTSPIEVFVDAGRSPDAYQKTLETLANQSKGKMIVICGTSGNRDRTKRSAMGKIAARFADYLIVADDDPRKEDPAQIRADLLEGVKMTDTPYEEIPSQEEAIARAVTIAKPGDTVVWMGPGSQSYRDVGGVREPFSARTEALRALERSGYLESNQEEPS, via the coding sequence GTGAGCCAAGCGAGCCCGCGACCGACCACCAGCACCCCGAAGGCTCTTGCCGATCTCGCGGACGTTTTCTCCTGGGAATGGCTTCACCAACCCGGCCTGACGCGCGTATCCGGTGTCGCTCTTGCCAGTGATGCGGTGTGTGAAGGAGACCTCTTCGTTGCACTGTCCGGCTCCACCCGGCACGGCGCGGAGTTTGCCGAGGGGGCCATCGCGGCCGGGGCGGTGGCCTTACTCACCGACCCTCAAGGCGCCGCGTTGCTGAGCGGTGTGTCAACTGATTTTCCGATCGCGGTTCACCCTGAACCCCGATCAGAACTAGGCCTGCTGTCCCAACGCATTTACGACCCGGGTGTGTCACTGCCCGATGTATTTTCAGTCACTGGAACAAACGGCAAAACCTCTGTGGTGTTTTTCCTGGATGCCATTGCCCGCGCACTACATGTGCCTTCGGCGTTTTCCAACACCCACGAACGTCGAATTGGTGACGAGAGCGTCAAGACCCCTCTCACGACCCCAGAAGCACCCGAGCTCCAGGCGTTACTTGCTCTTGCCGCCGAGCGAGGTGTGTCCGTAATGGCCATCGAGGCTAGCGCACAAGCGATCCAGCGCCAGCGGTTAACGGGAATCATCTCCCGGGTTGCAGGCTTCACGAATCTCAGCCACGACCATCTCGAAGATTACGGTGACATGGAGTCCTACTTCGAGACAAAGCGCCAGCTTTTCCAACCCAGGCTCAGCCAGCAGGCAGTGATCTCTTTGGAATCCGAATGGGGAAGAAAAATGCTGGAGGGCTGCGGGGTTCCCGCGGTAAGTGTTGGCCAGCCAGACCAAAATCCGACCTGGAGCGTGGAAGTTCACGGAGTCGACGGGGCCGAAACTGTATTCGCTCTCTCGGGACCCGAGGGCACCCTGTCGAGCAGTGTTCGGGCGGTCGGCGACTATATGGTGAGAAACGCAGCCCTCGCGTTAGTGATGTTCATCCAAGCCGGCTACACGGTGGATGCGCTGGAAAAGGCGGTGGGATTAGCGCGCGGCGGAATTGAACTGATTGTCCCGGGCCGGTTGGAAAAAGTATCCAGGACTTCCCCCATTGAGGTGTTTGTCGACGCGGGACGAAGTCCTGACGCCTACCAAAAGACTTTGGAAACCCTCGCGAACCAGTCCAAGGGAAAAATGATCGTGATATGTGGCACCTCTGGTAATCGCGATCGAACAAAGCGATCGGCTATGGGCAAGATTGCCGCTCGATTCGCTGACTACCTCATCGTCGCCGACGATGATCCGCGCAAGGAAGACCCCGCACAAATTCGCGCAGACCTCCTGGAAGGCGTGAAAATGACCGACACCCCCTACGAAGAAATCCCCTCCCAGGAAGAGGCCATCGCCCGGGCCGTAACGATCGCCAAGCCGGGCGATACCGTTGTGTGGATGGGGCCTGGCTCTCAGTCTTACCGCGACGTCGGCGGAGTCCGAGAGCCGTTCTCTGCTCGCACAGAGGCGCTGAGAGCTCTTGAACGATCGGGCTATCTGGAGAGCAATCAGGAGGAACCATCGTGA
- the mraY gene encoding phospho-N-acetylmuramoyl-pentapeptide-transferase produces the protein MRVLLLSGALSLLFTLVLTPVFVRGFQRLGWGQFIRQDGPQTHFVKRGTPTMGGIIILLGIVFGYFVAHLIAGDVPSYSSVLVIAIMLGLGAVGFLDDFSKIRQQQSLGLSPRAKVVGQIIVATAFSALAISFPDQNGETPASLAVSFIRDIDWLTFAAFGTIGSYIAFAIWTSLIVVSTSNAVNLTDGLDGLAAGSSILVFGAYVLISFWQFNQSCFSASLDSEVAYKCYEVRDPLDLAAVATAILASLIGFLWWNTSPAKVFMGDTGSLALGGGVAAMAIFTRTELLLPLIAGLFLILTASVVLQRTYFKLTKGRRIFYSSPLHHHYEIKGWAEVTIVVRFWLIAGFLAFAGAGIFYLEWLGR, from the coding sequence GTGAGAGTTCTTTTGCTCTCAGGAGCACTGTCTCTGCTTTTCACCCTCGTACTCACCCCGGTCTTTGTTCGTGGCTTCCAACGTCTTGGTTGGGGACAATTCATCCGTCAAGACGGACCCCAAACCCACTTTGTGAAAAGGGGAACGCCCACGATGGGCGGGATCATCATCCTGCTGGGAATCGTGTTTGGGTATTTCGTCGCGCACCTCATCGCCGGCGATGTTCCCAGCTATTCCAGTGTGCTCGTCATCGCGATCATGCTGGGATTGGGGGCGGTAGGTTTTCTGGACGATTTTTCCAAGATTCGTCAGCAGCAATCGTTGGGTCTTTCTCCGCGGGCAAAAGTGGTCGGACAAATCATCGTGGCCACGGCGTTCTCGGCCTTGGCCATTTCGTTTCCCGACCAGAATGGTGAGACCCCTGCCTCCCTGGCGGTCTCATTTATCCGAGATATCGACTGGCTCACCTTCGCCGCGTTTGGCACGATCGGAAGCTATATCGCCTTCGCCATTTGGACCAGTTTGATTGTGGTGAGCACTTCTAATGCGGTGAACCTCACAGATGGCCTGGACGGATTGGCGGCAGGTTCATCCATTTTGGTCTTTGGCGCTTACGTCTTGATCAGCTTTTGGCAATTCAACCAGTCGTGTTTCTCTGCAAGTCTTGACTCCGAAGTGGCTTACAAGTGTTACGAAGTGCGCGACCCCTTAGACCTTGCCGCCGTGGCGACGGCCATCTTGGCAAGCCTCATTGGGTTCCTGTGGTGGAACACCTCGCCGGCCAAAGTGTTCATGGGTGACACCGGTTCACTTGCGCTCGGTGGTGGGGTTGCGGCAATGGCGATCTTTACCCGCACCGAATTGCTACTACCCCTCATTGCCGGTCTGTTTCTGATTCTCACGGCGTCAGTAGTCCTGCAGCGCACCTACTTCAAACTGACAAAAGGTCGGCGCATTTTCTATTCCAGTCCTCTCCATCACCACTATGAAATCAAAGGCTGGGCGGAAGTGACCATTGTGGTGCGCTTTTGGCTCATCGCCGGTTTCCTTGCTTTTGCCGGTGCGGGAATCTTCTACCTGGAGTGGCTTGGTCGTTAA
- a CDS encoding FtsW/RodA/SpoVE family cell cycle protein, which produces MASAADTVTGTRSPSASPRALVSVRRLFRAETPQFVVMVAMVLFLVLFGLVMVLSSSFVTAQTGGQGFLGVFTRQVIWAMLGLPLMFILSTWRPQALRALAPTLLLIGLILQGLVVFTPLGITSGGNTNWLSIGGLQGQPSEFLKLALIVWMAHILADRVDYIRSPQALRRPLIQGVVLALSFVLFGQDLGTMGVMALIVLGVFFVAGVRLSLLGAVVGATAGVAGVMALFAPYRLERVTVWLSGCTEDEFLYQCWQPMQGTMALGSGGVLGVGLGNSRAKWSWLPEADTDYIFAVIGEELGLVGASLVIISFTVLAIAMVRLVQRSPDPFARLVTAGVMIWIVGQALVNIAVVLEYLPVLGVPLPFISVGGSALLSTLLGIGVVMAVNRNSRVTPVWQPGGSMEAPAR; this is translated from the coding sequence ATGGCCTCTGCTGCGGACACAGTCACTGGCACTCGCTCCCCTTCGGCAAGCCCCCGCGCTCTGGTATCCGTGCGGCGCCTATTTCGTGCAGAAACCCCCCAATTTGTCGTGATGGTTGCGATGGTCCTTTTTCTTGTCCTTTTCGGGCTGGTCATGGTGCTTTCCTCTTCGTTTGTCACGGCACAAACTGGGGGTCAAGGATTCCTTGGGGTGTTCACCCGGCAAGTAATTTGGGCGATGCTCGGCCTCCCGCTGATGTTCATTCTCTCCACCTGGCGCCCCCAAGCTCTTCGAGCACTGGCGCCCACCTTGCTACTCATTGGTTTGATTCTGCAGGGCCTCGTGGTGTTCACCCCCTTGGGTATCACCTCAGGAGGAAACACCAACTGGCTATCGATTGGCGGACTCCAGGGTCAGCCCTCTGAGTTTTTAAAACTTGCCCTAATCGTCTGGATGGCACACATTTTGGCCGACCGGGTTGACTACATTCGTAGCCCTCAGGCGCTGAGGCGCCCGTTGATTCAGGGTGTGGTCTTGGCACTCAGTTTCGTCCTTTTCGGTCAGGACTTGGGGACGATGGGGGTGATGGCCCTGATTGTCCTCGGTGTGTTCTTCGTGGCCGGGGTTCGGTTGTCGCTGTTGGGTGCTGTCGTGGGCGCCACGGCTGGTGTGGCGGGCGTGATGGCTTTGTTTGCCCCCTACCGCCTGGAGCGTGTCACGGTGTGGCTCTCCGGTTGTACTGAAGACGAATTCCTCTACCAGTGCTGGCAGCCCATGCAGGGGACGATGGCCCTGGGCTCTGGGGGAGTATTGGGGGTGGGTTTGGGTAACTCACGCGCGAAATGGTCGTGGTTACCCGAGGCAGATACCGACTATATTTTCGCGGTGATCGGCGAAGAGTTGGGGCTCGTGGGAGCAAGCCTGGTGATTATCAGTTTCACGGTGTTAGCCATTGCCATGGTCCGCTTAGTTCAACGAAGCCCTGACCCTTTTGCCCGACTGGTCACTGCGGGCGTGATGATTTGGATTGTGGGTCAGGCTCTTGTCAACATTGCCGTGGTCTTGGAGTATCTTCCGGTGCTCGGGGTTCCACTACCATTCATCTCTGTCGGAGGTTCAGCCCTGCTCTCGACGCTGTTGGGCATCGGCGTGGTGATGGCGGTGAATCGCAACAGTCGTGTCACTCCGGTGTGGCAACCCGGTGGTTCTATGGAAGCACCGGCACGGTGA
- the murG gene encoding undecaprenyldiphospho-muramoylpentapeptide beta-N-acetylglucosaminyltransferase: MITIALTGGGTAGHISPLLAVAEQLGGSARCVVIGTLGGREDELVPQSVPIIYRIPKLPFPRKINGAALAFPLRWVKAFLAVRRALKQAAVDVVVGFGGYTAAPAYLAAWSLRIPLVIHEANAIPGLANRLGARLTHWVGVCFPGTPLPHAEVVGMPLRRQVLTLDRLALGTQARKHFGLRPGTPVLLVTGGSSGARTINETLDRVTGDIVAKGWQVLHLRGPGHDAPDAPPTGVVQVAYTNRMDLALAAADLVISRAGANTVAELGVVGLPAIFVPYHVGNGEQEHNAAFAVSAGAALQVSTPEFTAEWVRSVLLPLLDDRERIASMAAAMEQTANRDGAEIVARWALQAGARRKDDS; the protein is encoded by the coding sequence GTGATTACTATTGCCCTGACCGGTGGTGGGACTGCCGGGCATATTTCTCCTCTTCTTGCAGTCGCTGAGCAGCTCGGCGGCAGTGCGCGGTGCGTGGTGATAGGCACTCTCGGGGGTCGTGAAGATGAGCTGGTGCCTCAAAGTGTTCCCATCATTTACCGCATTCCGAAGCTGCCCTTCCCGAGGAAAATCAATGGGGCGGCACTGGCGTTTCCGCTTCGTTGGGTAAAGGCCTTCTTGGCCGTCAGGCGGGCACTCAAACAGGCAGCGGTCGATGTTGTGGTGGGGTTTGGTGGGTATACGGCAGCCCCGGCCTACCTGGCTGCCTGGTCGCTTCGTATCCCTTTGGTCATTCACGAAGCGAACGCGATTCCGGGGCTTGCCAACCGCCTCGGAGCCAGACTTACCCACTGGGTAGGAGTGTGTTTTCCCGGCACACCGCTGCCCCACGCAGAGGTGGTGGGGATGCCTCTTCGCCGGCAGGTGCTCACCCTGGATCGTCTGGCGCTGGGCACTCAGGCGCGGAAACATTTTGGTTTGCGCCCCGGTACTCCTGTTCTATTAGTGACCGGGGGGTCTTCAGGTGCCCGAACCATCAACGAGACGCTCGATAGGGTCACCGGAGACATTGTGGCGAAGGGCTGGCAGGTCCTGCACCTGCGCGGTCCTGGCCACGATGCACCAGACGCACCACCTACCGGGGTAGTGCAGGTTGCGTATACCAACCGGATGGACCTCGCGCTTGCTGCGGCCGACCTGGTAATTTCTCGAGCGGGTGCCAACACTGTGGCGGAGTTGGGCGTTGTGGGTCTTCCCGCCATTTTTGTGCCGTACCACGTGGGAAACGGTGAACAGGAACACAACGCCGCCTTTGCGGTGTCAGCGGGTGCTGCCCTTCAGGTCAGTACGCCTGAGTTCACCGCGGAATGGGTGCGCTCGGTGTTGTTACCACTGTTGGATGACCGTGAACGAATCGCGTCGATGGCGGCCGCGATGGAGCAGACCGCCAATCGAGACGGAGCGGAAATTGTTGCGCGCTGGGCCTTACAGGCTGGCGCTCGGAGAAAGGACGACAGCTGA